The following proteins come from a genomic window of Streptomyces liliiviolaceus:
- a CDS encoding ATP-binding protein, whose amino-acid sequence MPETETFRIPRHRSHIPAARQRVRRTLVGWGVTGELADAVTLSANELATNAVTHCRVPCARIRITLTLDGPELVLEVSDPDRDGLPRPRDSAPDEESGRGLALVEASADSWGYRQGPYTKSVWARFTLVEKPAGARVPVPS is encoded by the coding sequence ATGCCCGAGACCGAGACCTTCCGCATCCCCCGCCACAGAAGCCACATCCCCGCCGCCCGCCAACGCGTCCGCAGGACACTCGTGGGCTGGGGTGTCACCGGCGAACTCGCCGACGCCGTCACCCTGTCGGCGAACGAACTCGCCACCAACGCCGTGACGCACTGCCGAGTGCCCTGCGCCCGCATCCGGATCACGCTCACGCTCGACGGCCCGGAGTTGGTCCTGGAGGTCTCCGACCCGGACCGGGACGGACTTCCCCGCCCGCGCGACTCGGCCCCGGACGAGGAGAGTGGCCGCGGCCTCGCGCTGGTGGAGGCGTCGGCCGACTCCTGGGGGTACCGGCAGGGCCCGTACACGAAGAGCGTGTGGGCCCGGTTCACGCTCGTGGAGAAGCCGGCGGGGGCCCGTGTTCCGGTTCCTTCGTGA
- a CDS encoding WD40 repeat domain-containing protein → MTQLSTRRNRHRIIRDAVLAVIGTACIGFAVWFMTTDFGGKDADDPVAVLGLIAGIASLLVALADLVLQQPAPPSPAACADDLADSLRAQWREESQARGLHNPQVLPLAWAATRRPVADSPGGRTVRLRLDGRLQGVFSAVTAQLATAYQGLPQRRLVTIGEPGAGKTVLALLLTLGLLDARQPGDPVPVMLSASSWDPVRERLDDWIARSLAASHYDGRLEIPRILLSHGLLLPILDGLDEIPESARRSAVRGLNHAIGDDRPVVVTCRATEYEDLIRGGAPTLRRAPVIEVSPVLPEDAIGYLEAVPWPNATDWTPVFDRLRTDPGGHLATALSTPLMVTSVRLVYQHSAGDPAELLDPARFDCQFAVEDHVIHQLVDAAYSPAPGPPGGGGPRRRWTAEQARGWLTFLACYLHDHRERDLAWWRMSDHLLSRWMGPAVGIGLGVVLALFSFVWNTALSIEDVDSQAATLAMALIIGGGFALLSYIVWYAASVRPPGRLTVSAQGALGRLRRGFGNGAALSAVSVAPLMLAGSGFVVLSTLGGPGSLEAAEFCAEMLMVCLSLTCVLGMSLAAHSWLSAPPSRASRVSPRSLLRQDRVSSLTGALTSGLVVAATGLAGWYAGVLLGDVVFRVLTYGAGWPGQGAMDELAEVRWRTLRDWFSTGGPISLLGLAVLLPGTAFALLVLLPRAWPRFVLTRSYLAARGKLPWRLMTFLADARQRELLRQSAGVYQFRHIRLQEALAGQPTYAPDRSAPPADQRKKITRRVVLAVGAGSALTLAAGGLIGRHDRSRGVFHSPEMMRMTGVAFRPGNPQELAVVAADGTLWLWNGDSSYEPSPLHEGGGDDGYASSDVAFHRHGRYLAAAMPGAMQLRDMENDGKVSDQFSWDEGDVEATVAAMQNGDHIAGTADDKGYLWRVTEAGRLTKPSAFNAGENGSHVAEFLPDDSLLTTTDELDMAVFRTPALTPLHKWPTSDILATAASRSGTIEFGHEKIITCPRNHRLVLIDFLGGYLVSYGSGGVERLDHEFGPTTAAAFSPSGRLLAVAEPHGDVRLFAVGSGIVAPTRLATLYGHTASVSSIDFSHDERLMATAGEDGTVRVWKLADFGVSP, encoded by the coding sequence GTGACCCAGCTCTCGACGCGGCGCAACCGCCACCGCATCATCCGTGACGCGGTCCTGGCCGTCATCGGTACGGCGTGCATCGGATTCGCGGTCTGGTTCATGACGACGGACTTCGGCGGCAAGGACGCCGACGACCCGGTCGCGGTCCTCGGACTCATCGCCGGCATCGCATCGCTGCTGGTGGCCCTCGCCGACCTCGTGTTGCAGCAACCCGCCCCGCCCAGCCCTGCCGCATGCGCGGACGACCTGGCGGACAGTCTCCGGGCGCAGTGGCGGGAAGAGTCACAGGCTCGCGGGCTGCACAATCCCCAGGTTCTGCCCCTGGCCTGGGCGGCGACCCGTCGCCCCGTCGCCGACTCGCCGGGAGGCAGAACCGTACGGCTGCGGCTCGACGGTCGACTGCAAGGGGTCTTCTCGGCGGTGACCGCTCAACTGGCCACGGCGTACCAAGGGTTGCCGCAGAGACGACTGGTCACCATCGGTGAACCGGGCGCGGGCAAGACCGTACTGGCACTGCTGCTCACTCTGGGACTGCTCGACGCACGACAGCCCGGCGATCCCGTACCCGTCATGTTGTCCGCCTCCTCCTGGGACCCCGTGCGCGAACGGCTGGACGACTGGATCGCGCGGTCCCTCGCCGCCTCCCATTACGACGGCCGCCTGGAGATCCCCCGCATCCTGCTGAGCCATGGCCTGCTGCTCCCGATCCTCGACGGGCTCGACGAGATCCCCGAATCGGCCCGCCGCAGCGCCGTCCGGGGCCTCAACCACGCGATCGGTGACGACCGCCCCGTCGTGGTCACCTGTCGTGCCACCGAGTACGAGGACCTCATCCGGGGCGGCGCCCCCACCCTGCGCCGCGCTCCGGTCATCGAGGTGTCGCCCGTGCTGCCCGAGGACGCCATCGGCTACCTGGAAGCCGTGCCGTGGCCGAACGCCACCGACTGGACTCCCGTGTTCGACCGGTTGCGGACCGATCCCGGTGGCCACCTGGCGACCGCGCTGTCCACTCCGCTCATGGTGACGTCGGTCCGCCTGGTCTATCAACACAGCGCCGGGGACCCGGCGGAACTGCTGGATCCAGCACGCTTCGACTGCCAGTTCGCGGTGGAGGACCATGTCATCCACCAGCTCGTGGACGCCGCGTACAGCCCTGCTCCCGGGCCGCCCGGTGGAGGTGGACCGCGGCGGCGGTGGACCGCGGAGCAGGCGCGGGGCTGGCTGACGTTTCTGGCCTGCTATCTGCACGACCATCGGGAGCGGGACCTGGCGTGGTGGCGGATGAGTGACCATCTGCTCTCCCGGTGGATGGGACCGGCCGTCGGCATCGGCCTGGGGGTGGTACTGGCTCTGTTCTCCTTCGTATGGAACACGGCACTGAGCATCGAGGATGTCGACAGTCAGGCGGCAACTCTTGCGATGGCCCTGATCATCGGCGGCGGTTTCGCTCTGTTGTCCTACATCGTGTGGTACGCCGCCTCGGTGCGGCCGCCCGGCCGGCTGACGGTGTCGGCGCAGGGTGCGTTGGGGCGGCTCCGCCGGGGCTTCGGCAACGGAGCCGCGCTGAGTGCGGTATCCGTGGCGCCCCTGATGCTGGCCGGTTCCGGATTCGTCGTCCTGTCCACGCTGGGCGGGCCGGGCAGCCTCGAAGCCGCCGAGTTCTGCGCCGAGATGCTCATGGTCTGTCTGTCCCTGACCTGCGTGCTGGGCATGTCGCTCGCCGCGCACAGTTGGCTCAGCGCACCGCCGTCCCGGGCGAGCCGGGTCAGTCCCCGGTCCCTGCTGCGGCAGGACCGGGTCTCCTCACTCACCGGGGCCCTGACGTCGGGCCTCGTCGTAGCCGCGACAGGTCTGGCCGGGTGGTATGCCGGAGTGCTGCTCGGTGATGTCGTGTTCCGCGTGCTCACCTACGGAGCGGGATGGCCCGGCCAGGGAGCGATGGACGAGCTCGCCGAGGTCAGATGGCGTACCCTGCGCGACTGGTTCAGCACCGGCGGACCGATCTCGCTGCTCGGCCTGGCCGTGCTGCTGCCCGGCACCGCGTTCGCGCTCCTCGTCCTCCTGCCCAGAGCCTGGCCGCGGTTCGTCCTGACCAGGAGCTACCTTGCCGCACGCGGCAAGTTGCCCTGGCGATTGATGACGTTCCTCGCCGACGCCCGGCAGCGAGAACTGCTGCGCCAGTCGGCGGGGGTCTACCAGTTCCGGCACATCCGGCTGCAGGAAGCCCTGGCCGGTCAGCCGACCTACGCCCCCGACCGGTCGGCCCCACCCGCCGATCAAAGGAAGAAGATCACCCGTCGCGTGGTGCTGGCCGTCGGCGCGGGAAGTGCCCTCACCCTGGCGGCGGGCGGGCTCATCGGACGCCATGACCGAAGCCGGGGCGTCTTCCACAGCCCCGAGATGATGCGCATGACAGGAGTGGCCTTCCGGCCCGGCAACCCTCAGGAGCTCGCCGTCGTAGCGGCGGACGGAACCCTGTGGCTGTGGAACGGAGACAGCTCGTACGAGCCGTCCCCGCTCCACGAAGGGGGCGGGGACGACGGATACGCCAGTTCCGATGTGGCGTTCCACCGGCATGGCAGATACCTGGCCGCGGCCATGCCAGGAGCCATGCAACTGAGGGACATGGAGAACGACGGGAAAGTATCCGACCAGTTCTCCTGGGATGAGGGGGATGTAGAGGCAACAGTCGCCGCCATGCAGAACGGAGACCACATCGCAGGCACAGCAGATGACAAGGGTTACCTGTGGAGGGTGACTGAAGCCGGCCGTCTTACGAAACCGTCCGCATTCAATGCAGGAGAAAACGGATCTCACGTTGCGGAGTTCCTGCCCGACGACAGCCTTCTCACCACGACCGATGAACTCGATATGGCTGTCTTCAGGACCCCCGCACTTACCCCACTGCACAAGTGGCCGACCTCGGACATTCTCGCCACCGCGGCCTCCCGCAGCGGCACTATTGAATTTGGCCACGAGAAGATCATCACGTGCCCCCGGAATCACCGCCTCGTCCTGATCGATTTTCTGGGCGGCTATCTCGTGTCCTACGGCTCCGGCGGAGTGGAGCGCCTGGACCACGAGTTCGGCCCCACCACCGCGGCGGCGTTCAGTCCCAGCGGGAGGCTTCTCGCAGTGGCGGAGCCGCACGGCGACGTGCGCCTCTTCGCGGTCGGCAGCGGCATCGTCGCCCCCACCCGATTGGCCACGCTCTACGGACACACGGCATCGGTCAGTTCCATCGATTTCAGCCATGACGAAAGACTGATGGCCACGGCCGGCGAAGACGGCACTGTGCGCGTCTGGAAGCTTGCCGACTTCGGCGTCTCCCCTTGA
- a CDS encoding helix-turn-helix domain-containing protein, with product MPVAGRPTVRSRRLGAALKTYRLAAKLDQLQSAEVIAAHQTRVSRIETGHVSARPLEIRALLDAYGVRDLEVRQKLEELARQSKRRGWWLEHAAHLRPDYVDHIALEDDATYIREWQPVMIPGLLQTAAYAEAVIAASPHCIEPERAAQLVKVRAGRQAKIEEGGASYTAIVWEAVLTHPLVSVDIHREQLSAVLEIGKRKNVTVQVLPFSAGVLAGYSSAFSSFSFDEEPTVEAVAMDNLRGASVLEGAEDLAAYANAYDLLRSSALTPDASVTLIRGILRSLKEDTS from the coding sequence ATGCCCGTAGCGGGACGGCCGACGGTGCGCAGCAGGCGACTTGGCGCTGCGCTCAAGACCTACCGGCTGGCGGCGAAACTGGACCAGCTGCAGTCCGCCGAGGTGATCGCGGCCCACCAGACCAGGGTCAGTCGCATCGAGACCGGGCATGTGTCCGCCCGACCGCTCGAAATCCGGGCGCTGCTGGATGCGTACGGGGTGCGCGACCTCGAAGTCCGCCAAAAACTTGAGGAGTTGGCCCGGCAGTCGAAGCGACGGGGCTGGTGGCTTGAGCATGCCGCGCATCTGCGGCCGGACTACGTCGATCACATCGCGTTGGAGGACGACGCGACCTACATCCGGGAGTGGCAGCCGGTCATGATTCCGGGGCTGCTGCAAACTGCGGCCTACGCGGAAGCAGTTATCGCGGCCAGCCCTCACTGCATCGAGCCGGAACGGGCCGCCCAGCTGGTGAAGGTGCGCGCGGGGCGACAGGCGAAGATCGAGGAGGGCGGCGCGTCGTACACGGCTATCGTCTGGGAAGCGGTCCTCACACACCCGCTGGTGAGCGTCGACATTCACCGCGAGCAGTTGTCCGCTGTTCTTGAGATCGGAAAGCGGAAGAACGTCACTGTGCAGGTGCTGCCGTTCAGCGCGGGCGTCCTGGCCGGTTACTCCTCTGCCTTCTCCTCCTTCAGTTTCGACGAGGAGCCGACGGTCGAGGCCGTTGCCATGGACAATCTGCGAGGCGCATCGGTCCTTGAAGGAGCCGAGGATCTCGCCGCTTACGCCAATGCATACGACCTACTACGATCGTCAGCGTTGACGCCTGACGCGAGCGTGACGCTCATCCGGGGCATACTGCGGAGCTTGAAGGAAGACACATCGTGA
- a CDS encoding ABC transporter permease yields the protein MSALSPSVRDSVRDSKTMLWRNLRHVRRYPSMTLNLLLTPIMLLLLFVYVFGGAMSAGIGAGADRSDYIAYVVPGLLIMTIGSTVVGAAISVSMDMNEGLIARFRTMAVYRGSVLIGHVVGSVLQVLASLVLVGVVAVAIGFRTTDATAVEWLAAFGLIALFALALTWIAVGMGMASPNPEAASNMATPLILLPLISSAFIPADTMPGWFRPIAEYQPFTPAIETLRGLLLGTEIGHNGWIAVAWCVGLTVLGYRWSTARFNRDPS from the coding sequence ATGAGCGCCCTCTCCCCCTCCGTACGCGACTCCGTCCGCGACTCGAAGACCATGCTGTGGCGCAACCTCCGCCACGTACGCCGCTATCCCTCCATGACCCTCAACCTGCTGCTCACGCCGATCATGCTGCTGCTCCTCTTCGTCTACGTCTTCGGAGGCGCGATGAGCGCGGGCATCGGCGCCGGCGCGGACCGCTCCGACTACATCGCGTACGTCGTCCCCGGCCTCCTGATCATGACCATCGGCAGCACGGTCGTCGGCGCCGCGATCTCCGTGTCCATGGACATGAACGAAGGGCTCATCGCCCGCTTCCGCACCATGGCGGTCTACCGCGGCTCGGTGCTCATCGGGCACGTGGTCGGCAGTGTGCTGCAGGTGCTCGCCAGTCTGGTCCTCGTCGGTGTCGTCGCCGTGGCCATCGGTTTCCGCACCACGGACGCCACGGCCGTGGAGTGGCTGGCGGCGTTCGGACTGATCGCGCTGTTCGCCCTCGCGCTGACCTGGATCGCGGTCGGAATGGGCATGGCCAGCCCGAACCCGGAGGCCGCCAGCAACATGGCGACGCCGCTGATCCTCCTGCCCCTCATCTCCAGCGCCTTCATCCCGGCCGACACCATGCCGGGCTGGTTCCGGCCGATCGCCGAGTACCAGCCCTTCACCCCGGCCATCGAGACCCTGCGCGGCCTGCTGCTCGGCACGGAGATCGGCCACAACGGGTGGATCGCGGTCGCCTGGTGCGTGGGCCTGACCGTGCTCGGTTACCGCTGGTCGACGGCACGCTTCAACCGCGACCCCAGCTGA
- a CDS encoding cellulase family glycosylhydrolase produces the protein MFRSLRRALGAAVVALLLPLAGVQAVHADTAAAPGAGYWHTSGRQILDAAGQPVRIAGINWFGFETSNNAVHGLWARDYKSMIDQMKSLGYNAIRLPYSDDILKSGAVANSIDFSGGKNADLQGLSPLQIIDKLVAYAGQDGLKVILDRHRPDAAGQSALWYTAAVPETTWITNLKALATRYKGNPTVIGIDLHNEPHDPACWGCGDTTRDWRLAAQRAGNAVLSVNSELLIFVEGVQTVDGVSGWWGGNLMGVAQYPVQLDVPNRVVYSAHDYATSVAQQSWFSDPTFPANMPGVWDKYWGYIFKQNIAPVWVGEFGTTLQSTVDQKWLAALVSYLRPTGTYGADSISWTFWSWNPNSGDTGGILKDDWTTVDTVKDDYLASVKAPGFPAEGGGSDPGDPGDPGGGTAACTAAYTVSSDWGGGFNAEVKVTNTGTTALKSWKTTWTWPGAQKVTSMWNASYTQSAATVTAVNADHNGSVAVGGSATFGFGGAPGGGGTPSVSCTAT, from the coding sequence ATGTTTCGCAGCTTGCGAAGAGCGCTGGGTGCTGCCGTCGTGGCGCTCCTGCTACCGCTGGCCGGTGTCCAGGCCGTGCACGCCGACACGGCCGCCGCCCCCGGAGCCGGCTACTGGCACACCAGCGGCCGGCAGATCCTGGACGCCGCAGGACAGCCGGTACGGATAGCCGGTATCAACTGGTTCGGGTTCGAGACGTCCAACAACGCCGTCCACGGACTCTGGGCCCGCGACTACAAGAGCATGATCGACCAGATGAAGTCGCTCGGCTACAACGCCATCCGGCTGCCCTACAGCGACGACATCCTCAAGAGCGGTGCCGTCGCCAACAGCATCGACTTCTCCGGCGGCAAGAACGCCGACCTCCAGGGGCTCTCACCCCTCCAGATCATCGACAAGCTCGTGGCGTACGCGGGTCAGGACGGCCTCAAGGTCATCCTGGACCGGCACCGGCCGGACGCGGCGGGCCAGTCGGCGCTCTGGTACACCGCGGCGGTCCCCGAGACCACGTGGATCACCAACCTCAAGGCCTTGGCGACCCGTTACAAGGGCAACCCCACGGTGATCGGCATCGATCTGCACAACGAGCCGCACGATCCCGCCTGCTGGGGCTGCGGCGACACGACGAGGGACTGGCGGCTCGCCGCCCAGCGCGCCGGGAACGCGGTCCTGTCCGTCAACTCCGAGCTGCTGATCTTCGTGGAGGGCGTGCAGACCGTCGACGGCGTGTCCGGCTGGTGGGGCGGCAATCTGATGGGGGTCGCGCAGTACCCCGTACAACTCGACGTCCCGAACCGGGTCGTCTACTCCGCCCACGACTACGCCACCAGCGTCGCCCAGCAGAGCTGGTTCAGCGATCCGACCTTCCCCGCCAACATGCCGGGCGTCTGGGACAAGTACTGGGGCTACATCTTCAAGCAGAACATCGCGCCGGTGTGGGTCGGCGAGTTCGGTACGACACTCCAGTCGACCGTCGACCAGAAGTGGCTCGCGGCGCTGGTGAGCTACCTCCGCCCGACCGGCACGTACGGCGCCGACAGCATCTCCTGGACCTTCTGGTCGTGGAACCCCAACTCCGGTGACACGGGCGGCATCCTGAAGGACGACTGGACGACCGTGGACACGGTGAAGGACGACTACCTGGCGAGCGTGAAGGCGCCGGGCTTCCCGGCGGAGGGCGGGGGAAGCGACCCCGGCGACCCCGGTGACCCGGGAGGCGGCACGGCCGCCTGCACCGCCGCGTACACCGTCAGCAGCGACTGGGGTGGCGGCTTCAACGCCGAGGTGAAGGTGACCAACACCGGCACGACCGCGCTCAAGTCCTGGAAGACGACCTGGACCTGGCCGGGCGCCCAGAAGGTCACGAGCATGTGGAACGCGTCGTACACCCAGAGCGCCGCGACGGTGACGGCCGTCAACGCCGACCACAACGGGTCGGTCGCGGTGGGCGGTTCGGCGACGTTCGGGTTCGGGGGAGCGCCGGGAGGCGGGGGTACGCCGAGCGTGAGCTGCACGGCGACCTGA
- a CDS encoding DUF397 domain-containing protein, whose translation MTEVISPFRKSSYSGAENACVEVADTAVGGRAVRDSKQPASDGPLLTVSRESWHAFLRQFG comes from the coding sequence GTGACCGAGGTCATAAGCCCCTTCCGTAAGTCGTCGTACTCGGGCGCGGAGAACGCCTGCGTCGAGGTCGCCGACACGGCCGTCGGCGGTCGGGCCGTCCGCGACAGCAAGCAGCCGGCATCGGACGGCCCCCTCCTCACCGTCTCCCGCGAGAGCTGGCACGCGTTCCTGCGGCAGTTCGGCTAG
- the serC gene encoding phosphoserine transaminase — MADIQIPADLKPADGRFGAGPSKVRTESLSALAATGTSLMGTSHRQAPVKNLVGKVREGVSDLFSLPEGYEVVLGNGGSTAFWDVATHGLIENKSQHLTFGEFSSKFAKASKLAPWLADPDVITSEPGTHPEAVAQSGVDVYALTHNETSTGVAAPIKRVANADDGSLVLVDATSGAGGLPVDIAETDVYYFAPQKSFAADGGLWIGIFSPAAIERAERVHASGRHVPEFFSLPTAIDNSRKNQTYNTPALATLFLLNDQLEWINGQGGLDWSVRRTATSSRTLYGWAEDVKYANPFVTDPAKRSQVIGTIDFSDDVDASAVAKVLRANGIVDTEPYRKLGRNQLRVAMFPAIDPSDVEALTKCIDYVIEKL, encoded by the coding sequence GTGGCTGATATCCAGATCCCCGCAGACCTCAAGCCCGCCGACGGCCGTTTCGGCGCGGGCCCCTCCAAGGTGCGAACGGAGTCGCTCAGCGCGCTGGCCGCAACCGGCACGTCCCTGATGGGCACATCCCACCGCCAGGCCCCGGTCAAGAACCTCGTGGGGAAGGTCCGCGAAGGTGTGAGCGACCTCTTCTCGCTCCCCGAGGGCTACGAGGTCGTCCTCGGCAACGGCGGCTCCACCGCGTTCTGGGACGTGGCGACCCACGGACTGATCGAGAACAAGTCGCAGCACCTGACGTTCGGCGAGTTCTCGTCGAAGTTCGCCAAGGCGTCCAAGCTGGCGCCGTGGCTGGCGGACCCGGACGTCATCACCTCCGAGCCGGGTACGCACCCGGAGGCGGTGGCCCAGTCCGGCGTGGACGTCTACGCCCTCACCCACAACGAGACCTCCACCGGTGTCGCCGCCCCCATCAAGCGGGTCGCGAACGCCGACGACGGCTCCCTGGTCCTCGTGGACGCCACTTCCGGCGCGGGCGGCCTCCCGGTCGACATCGCGGAGACGGACGTCTACTACTTCGCCCCGCAGAAGTCGTTCGCGGCGGACGGCGGCCTGTGGATCGGCATCTTCTCCCCGGCCGCGATCGAGCGCGCCGAGCGCGTCCACGCGAGCGGCCGCCACGTACCGGAGTTCTTCTCGCTCCCCACGGCGATCGACAACTCCCGCAAGAACCAGACGTACAACACCCCGGCGCTCGCGACCCTCTTCCTCCTCAACGACCAGTTGGAGTGGATCAACGGCCAGGGCGGCCTCGACTGGTCGGTCCGCCGCACGGCGACCTCCTCGCGCACGCTCTACGGCTGGGCCGAGGACGTCAAGTACGCGAACCCGTTCGTCACCGACCCGGCCAAGCGCTCGCAGGTCATCGGCACGATCGACTTCTCGGACGACGTGGACGCGTCCGCGGTCGCCAAGGTCCTGCGCGCCAACGGCATCGTCGACACCGAGCCCTACCGCAAGCTCGGCCGCAACCAGCTCCGCGTGGCGATGTTCCCGGCGATCGACCCGTCGGACGTCGAAGCGCTCACGAAGTGCATCGACTACGTGATCGAGAAGCTCTGA
- a CDS encoding ATP-binding cassette domain-containing protein: MTPTTQHPPAIPAIAAIAAKGLRKSYGDKPVLDGIDLTVPPGTVFSLLGPNGAGKTTAVKILSTLITADAGELRVGGHDLATDPHAVRATIGVTGQFSAVDGLITGEENMLLMADLHHLPKKEGRRIAAELLERFDLTDAAKKPASTYSGGMKRRLDIAMTLVGSPRIIFLDEPTTGLDPRSRHTMWQIIRDLVTTGVTVFLTTQYLEEADQLADRIAVLNNGRIAAEGSAEELKRLIPGGHVRLRFTDPDAYRSAASALREASRDDEALALQIPSDGSQRELRSILDWLDSAGVEADELTVHTPDLDDVFFALTGDTNRTADQAADQIKETVR; the protein is encoded by the coding sequence ATGACGCCAACCACACAGCACCCCCCGGCCATCCCGGCCATCGCAGCCATCGCCGCCAAAGGACTCCGCAAGTCCTACGGCGACAAGCCCGTCCTCGACGGGATCGATCTCACCGTGCCACCCGGCACCGTCTTCTCCCTGCTGGGTCCGAACGGGGCCGGCAAGACCACCGCCGTAAAGATCCTCTCCACCCTCATCACCGCCGACGCGGGCGAACTGCGGGTGGGCGGCCACGACCTGGCCACCGACCCGCATGCGGTGAGGGCCACCATCGGCGTCACCGGCCAGTTCTCCGCCGTCGACGGCCTGATCACCGGCGAGGAGAACATGCTCCTCATGGCCGACCTGCACCACCTGCCGAAGAAGGAGGGACGGCGCATCGCCGCCGAACTTCTCGAACGCTTCGACCTCACCGACGCCGCCAAGAAGCCCGCCTCCACCTACTCCGGCGGCATGAAACGCCGTCTCGACATCGCCATGACCCTGGTCGGCAGCCCCCGGATCATCTTCCTCGACGAACCCACCACCGGCCTCGACCCCCGCTCCCGCCACACAATGTGGCAGATCATCCGCGACCTCGTCACCACCGGCGTCACCGTCTTCCTCACCACCCAGTACCTCGAAGAGGCCGACCAGCTCGCCGACCGCATCGCCGTCCTCAACAACGGCCGCATCGCCGCGGAGGGAAGCGCCGAGGAGCTGAAGCGCCTCATCCCCGGCGGGCACGTACGGCTGCGGTTCACCGACCCCGACGCCTACCGCTCCGCCGCCTCCGCCCTCCGCGAAGCCTCCCGCGACGACGAGGCACTCGCGCTCCAGATCCCCAGCGACGGCAGCCAGCGCGAACTGCGCTCCATCCTCGACTGGCTGGACTCCGCCGGCGTCGAGGCCGACGAACTCACCGTGCACACCCCCGACCTCGACGACGTCTTCTTCGCCCTGACCGGCGACACCAACCGGACCGCAGACCAAGCCGCCGACCAGATCAAGGAGACCGTCCGATGA